The Xanthocytophaga agilis genome segment GAGGCACCTATTGGTGAAGAATGAATAAAAAGGTAACCCAACTCTTTCAAAAGAGAAGAATGTACACCATCGAAATCATCATACAGAGATGCTGGAAAATAAAACAAGCCCAAACATTTCTATTGGGCTTGTTTTAACAGAAGGCAGGGCTTGAACCTGCAACCAGACTGATAAGGGTAGTCGTCCCACCAACCCCCCGTTGGGGGTCAACCTTTTGGGTACTTGATCAATTGCGTCTTCCAATTGCGCCACTTCCGTCGTTACACAAAGTTACTCAGAAAATGAATTTCCTCATGCAATAATTTCCATTGGCAAAAGGAGACAATGAGTAGAAATCCGGTAAAGAGAATCCGTAAATAGTAATTCCATGGCAGGAAAATTATCTTATTACTCTGTTACAGAGGATTATTAGGGATAAACGTAGTATTGACAATCTGGTGAATCACATCATCCAACTGCATGGACTTTGTTTTTAGATCAGCAACTACATGCTTTTTATCAGGATCGCTGACATCCTCTTCTTCCAGCAAATTAATCAGACCCATAATAGTTGCAACAGGTGCTCTCAGTTCATGAGAGCTCAGAGAGGCAATTTCCCGCAGACGGGCATTCTGCTGTCTGATTTCATCCTGAGCGGCCAGTTGCCTTGTTACATCACGAGCTACACAGGCAGTTCCTGTTACCTGACCTATTTCATTATAAATAGGGTTGAAGCCTACTTCCTGAATAATTTTAGCTTGTGTAGTAGGGTCTGTAAACTCGTTGTAGGCACGAAAAGAATTGCCCTCAAAGGCTTTGTCGTAGAGTTTTTTGTATTTCTCTATATACAGGCTTTGTTCATTACCACTGACCCGTTCATGCAACTGCATACCGGGCTGGATATCAATCTGAAATATTCTGAAAACAAACTCTTTGTATGCTTTGTTCGCAAATAGGATACGTCTGTCACAGTCTACAGACCAGATATTGTCTTCCGTATTATTGATCAGAGCCTCCAGTGTTTCCTTGGTTCGCTTAATCTCCATCTGGATCAGATGTTGTTTCGTAACATCCAGTCCAACTCCCTGAATTTCTTTTACCTCTCCGAATTCGTCTTTGACTCCCACAATATCACATTCCAGCCAATGGATCTTTCGGTCTTTGTCCCATCGTCTGTGGGTAATATGGATTACCTGGCCAGGTTTGTTTTTTGCTTCCTGATAAATTTCTTTCACCTTTCCAGCATCATCGGGGTGCCAGAAGTCCGATATTTTCTTTCCAATCAGATCCGACTTTTTTTGTCCGAAATCCCGGCTGTAGGTATCATTCACAAATGTATATTCCTGGTCCGGATTGATACGAAACAATAGTGCGGGACCCGCATTGATGACTGACTCAAGAAAAGTGATCTTTTTTTGCGATTCTCTTCTATGAAATAAGATATCTGTCACATCTCGAATAATATGCATCAGAACTTCATGTTGGGTATCTGGCAGTATAAATCGCACCATTTTTACCTGTACCCATTTTAAGGTACCGTCTGCACTGATAATACGGTGTGTGAGTTTGACTTCTCCTGATTGTGTCAGTTGTTGTGTACTGCGGACTACTTCATTCAGATCCAGTGGGTCTATGATTTTTTCCCATAAACCGGGCTGCTGCTTCATGTCAGCCTCACTATACCCGGTAATCCCCTCTACTGCAGGACTAATGAACAGGTATTGATTGCTGCTGATGTCAAAAGCCATAACGGCATCTTCCAGCGCAGATAATAAGAAATGTAATAACGGCATGTGAAAACCCTGTTTCGCTTACTAAGAGTGTATTCTTAAATCTAGTAAAATTTCCATTTAAAATTTGAAAATCGAAGGGGAATATTGAGGGAAATACTATTTCTATTCGCTAATTTCCAGCGAAAACAACACTATCAATAGATTATCAAGAAAATTTATCTGGATATTGAAAAATGAAGTATGCGGAGATAGGCACATTTTTCAAAGTTTGTTTTATTTAATTGCCTATCATAAACCTTTAAGTTAATCCAAATGAATAAACTACTAGGGATAGGTATATTTTCGGTATTGAGTATTTTGACAGGTTGCAACAAGCCATATTATACCATAAAAAAGCAAACTACAAACAAGCTATTGTTACTCAAGCTGAAGAATGAAACAATAGATAGTATTCCATTCTTTTCTGAAAAATATTCCAGATTTTATGTAAAAAGTAATTCTATATTCATTACAGACATTACCTCTTCTATAAATATCATTTACATTCATTTAAGGAAAATTACTATTGAAAATAATAAGCTTTCAAGAGCTTCTCCCAAATCAAAAATAATTCTAAGTATCAATCCTGAATATGATAGATTAATTCGTCTGTCCTTTAACAAAGAATCGCTTTTTACGAGGGTTTATAAAAATGGAAACATGATCGAACAGATTGTACCCCTAACAGATTAGTAGGGATGAAATCAAAGTGTATAGTTAGCTAGTAACTCGACTCTTTCTTTGTTTTTCTATTTTACAATGTAAGCGTTTAGAAGATACTTTTCGTTTAATCCGTTTCCCGGTAAGTACTAACTAAGCATATACTGCTCACAAGTAACCCGCTTTTTCGTTTTTTGTCCTCCTGAAAGGATCTCGTGGCAAGACCGGCGACCTTTACGATTTGAGTGTATTTCTTCTCTCAAAAACCAAACGTGGCTCTATTTGTTACAAGTTTCTTTCAGAAGGACAGGTAGTCAGAAGGAAAGGTAGAGGGATGATCTTTTTCAGAAGGATAGAATGTGTATTTTCTATGCGTTCTTCTAAAGTTCAGGTGACTATTATTTCCTTACAGTATAAGTTAGATCGCGTATTTTAGACTTAATAAGAAGTTTCGTGTAGGGCCGGGGGAGAACTGATTGGAGTAAATGGCATTGGCAAAGTACTGTTTATTTAATACGTTGTTAAGATTCAGCCTTACATTGATTCGTCCCACACGATACCCAATAGCCATGTCGGTTACTGTATAGGCTGGAAGAGTATACGTGTTGGTACTGTTGGTGAACGTGTCACTCATATAGTTGACTCCTGCTCCCATATTCAGTCCTTTGAATGCTGCATATTGCCATTCATAGTTTAGCCACAGATTCAGCATACTGACAGGTGCAAAAGATACTCTTTTTCCTGCAACCGGATTTATCTCACTACCCTCATATGGAAGGTAGTTTGCTTTAGAGAATGTATACCCTGCTGTCAAATCCAGTCCTTTCCACAGACTTCCGTTGATTTCTGCTTCAAACCCTTTGGATTCTGCTGAGCCAATCCGTTTGTAAATTCCTCCAGGAAGAGCTTCTACCTGATTGTCTTTTCGCATATAGTAAAAAGCAAGGCTGGCTGTCCAACCGGAATGTTGCAGACGAGAGCCTATCTCTGCCTGATAACCAGTTTCCGGATCAAACGTTTCGCCATTGGGTGCAACACGGCGGGAAGGTTTAAAGTACGTAGAATACGAACTATAAACAGACAAAGGCTCAACAGGCTGATATACCAGTCCAAACCGATAGGTCAATGCATTTTTAGAAATAGTTGATTTCGGGCCTTCTTCGGTTACATGCCGCGTTGCGTCTACCTGATTGGTATAGTAGCTGCCATTAAAGATGTCATATCGTAATCCTATCAGTGCTTTCAAATACTCTGCAACCTTGATCCAATCCTGTATATATACTCCATGCACATTTTCCATAGTAGCCCTATAATTCTGGTCTGTGAAGGAAATATACCCCTGATTGAGAATCGGATTATGAATAGGAATTGTAGCGTTTTTTCCTGGACCATTGACATCTCCGTTATAGGTCTTCCTGTCCAGTATACTGAGTGAATATCCTACCAATACTTTGTGTACAATAGAACCAGTTAGCCATTCACTACTAAGCTCCAACTGGTTTTGAAGCGGTTTGGTCAGGTGATTGAAATAAAATGGAAAGGATCGGGTCAGTGAATCCAGTGACGCATTCACAGAAAGTTCTTCGGTTGAGAAATAATGGATATTATCATCATAATAGGATAGCTGATCCGACAGTTTTACTTTTTCGGAGAATTTGTGCACATAGTTGAGCTGATAGTCAAAACGGGTATGTTTTAAAAAGTCTGCAGGGTCATTGTACCGCGTATCGACATCTAGTCCAGGTATTTTTTTACTTCCTTCCAGCATAGGAATGCCTGTGTCCGTATCATAGTTGTCTTTGTTTACACCCACTGTCAGATAAAACAAATCTTTACTGGTAGGTGTATATTCCAGTGCCAGGTAGGCATTGTTTGTAGTAGACCCAGAATATCGGTAGCCTTCGGTATCAGACATTCCAAAGTCAACCCGATACCGCAACTGGTTACTGATAGAACCGGAGGCTCCCGCTCTCATTCTGCGGGTATTATAACTTCCATAGGTAGCTGAAAATTCCGCTTTAAATTCTTTCGTTGGGCGCTTTCTAACAATGTTGATAATCCCTCCCAGCGCTGAATGTCCAAACAAAACCGAAGCGGGACCTTTTAACACTTCTATACTTTCTACATTAGCCAGATTCGTTGTAGGGGCACTGGTGGAGATGTTGTGTCTTTCGTCTCTGACCCCATCAACAAGTAGTACGAAATTGCTGAACCCCCGGATGGTAAAATGCTGAAATCCCCCATAGGTATTATTAGCACGCACTCCTGTAGTATTCTTCATTGCTTCACCCAGATCATCCGCTCCACGCTGTTCTATAGTCTTTACAGAAACGGAAGAGGTAGTCAGTGGGATATCTCGCAGGGGAATTGCCTGTTTGGTAATAGCCGTGAAACTGGATTTTCTGTCGGATGTAATCACTATTTCCGACAACTCATTGGTCTTCCTGTTAAGCTGATAATTTAGCGAAGTTCTTTGTCCTGCGGTTACCACAATAGTTTGTTTTAATGCCTGATAGCCAATGCCACTAATGGATAATACATATTTTCCGGCAGGTATATTTTTGAGTAGAAAGTGCCCCGTTTCACTGCTGGTAGTACCATATGCCGTTTCATCCAGGCCAATAGTCATATTAGGGAGTGGTTCTTTATTTTCGGATTGGATATATCCGGAAATACTACCCTTTTCAGATTGAGCCAGCATACATAAAGGCAGAAATAATAGACAAAGAAATAGAGGTAACATATGTTGTAGTGACTTATTCATAGAGAAATACAAGGTCGAGGTTTGGTAGAGTAATTGATTGGTGAACAGACCGAAAGCCGATGAAACAGGCTGGGTTCCAGGTGGAATATTTTTACCTACCACTTTTGCCTCAAGGACATGATCTTTTACTATCTGATGGGTACTTGTTGACTCATCATCAAAAATACTCTTTCTGTCTAACGGTATATAGACAGTTAATAGGTGGCTCTGGCTATCAGTGTGCGGATAGCAGCCATAAGGTGTTTGCATACTTTTAACTGTGTTAAGATGGATAGTTAAAAGCTCTTACACTCCACAATGTAACAAGGGATAAAATCAAAGACAGGGGAGAGATCTGACTGAAAACAGGTATGCATATGATGAGGTTCATCTACGTGAACCGCCTCAGATCCATAGTTTGTAAAAATTTCAGAACAGAAAACACCACACCTGACCGTGCTTCAAACCGCGAAAGCATTGTCATACTGGAAAAGGCAGGTCTCCTGACTTGTAACACGTATACCATCCTTCCCATATCATTGATACAGTGGACAAACAAGGGTATACGCTTTGAAGGTTACTTACAGTTGCGCGACAGTTCGTGATTTTCACACGATTCCCTATTAATCGGCATTATGCAGAACCTCTTCCAGAGGGTATAAAGTAAAGAACTTACATGAAGGGGCGAATATACTTTATTTATCGGATTTGGACGTAGGTTTAGATTAATTCCTGTTTTGTCATGGAATTCCATGGATAAGAAGATTGTTTGCTATGCGAGGTATAAACCCTGGTTTTGGTATCCGGTACGGATTATCATATTAGGAAGAATCAAGATAGAGTTATTAATGAAAAGACACTGATTTGAACCTATAATTCGAATCAGTGTCTTTTTGTTTCAAATGAGATTTAGGAAGATGAGAAAGTTTCATCGTTTACTAACAATTACATGCTGAATTTGCTGACCAGCAAGTATCATGGTGCTACTATCAGATGTTCTACAGGTTGGTTCTCCTTTTCCTGAAGTGGTAATTCATACAAGAAGAAAGGATTAGTATAACCCGCATTATGTAATACAGGTTTGGCAACATTGAACACCTTTACACCTTGTTTGGTGGCACCTTCCAGATGTCCATGATGTGCATGCCCATGAAAGGCAACCGTTACTTCCCTGCGATCCAGCGGTTCTGCTAAGTAGGATGATCCAAGAAAAGGGAAAATCTCCTCAGGTTCGCCAACCACCGTTTCTTTGATAGGAGAGTAATGTAATACAGCCACTTTTAGTATATCAATATCATCTCCCTCCAGGCGATACAATGCCTGATCCAGTTTCAAGGATTCTTCCACTGCCGCCTGCACATACGCTTTATTCATTTCTTCCCCAAAGCGCGGAAGCATAAACCGGTCAAAGCCCCCGCCAAACCCTTTTACACCTGCAAATCCCACTCCATTGATAACCACTGATTCTCCATCCAATACATGAATCTTGTTATTACATAAAACATGTCTGATTTCATCCTGTTGATTATCATGATAATCATGATTACCCAGTACTGCTATCACCGGAATAGAGCAAACACTCAGTTCCTCAAGCAAGATCTCAGCCTCACTGGCTTGTCCGGTATCTGTCAAATCACCACACAGAATCAGCGCAAATGCCTGTTCTGATACAGACTGAAAGCATTCTTTCCATTTGCCACGGTCAGTCGCTTTAATATGAATATCGCCAATAGCAGCGATTTGTTTGCTTTTCAAATTCATATCTATATGCTTTTCATTGTGATTGTTTTATAATTCCATTCCCGTACGTCAATATCATACTGCGTCTGATCAATGAGAGGCCCAAGACATAACGTTTGTTGTGGTGTTGGTAAATCATACTGTTCCTTGGCTTTTGCCAGTAACGCCTCCATTAACCAATGGGGAACCAGATCTCTTTTTGACGGATAACAAAACTGGAAACTAAGCAGCTGAGCCAAGAGTAGTTGCCAATGTATCTCCAGATGCGTCCATACCCGGTTCCAGTTCAAACGGTCTCCATAACGCACAATCAGGTGGTTCAGGTCAGCTCCATCAAACCGCTCCCGGTTTTGTACATAGATTTTACACCAGAACAACTCTTCCGCAGATAAAAACTGAACAGGTACACCACAAAACTCTCCCGCATACGAATTTTCCATCCAGCTATCATCTACTGTACAAATATTATTTACTGTGTTATATATAATATCCATAAAGTAATCATCGTGAAAGTACACCTTAGCCAACCATCGGGAATCAGTAATTTCCGTATGATATCCCATAGAGGAAAAGTGTTTGAGAATCTTGGGATACTCACTGGCTTTACAGAATATATCCAGATCCTTGGTGTCACGATAGATGCCTGTATACTGGTGCAGAGCAAATGCTCCTCCTACGAGATAGGATAATCCAGCTTCATTGAGCATAGTAAGAGCTTCTTTGTAGAATTTTTCTGCTGTTCTTTTTTCTTCCTCAGTAACTTTACACTTAACCATATGAATATATTTAATCTTTGATATTTCTCCCGAAGCTATTCGCATCTAGAAAAGCAAAGCTAAAATTGTGTGCCTCACAATATTGATTGTCAGTTACTAAGTAAAAACAACTCTTATGCATATTACCATACAAAAGGGCATTACAGATT includes the following:
- a CDS encoding PAS domain S-box protein, translated to MPLLHFLLSALEDAVMAFDISSNQYLFISPAVEGITGYSEADMKQQPGLWEKIIDPLDLNEVVRSTQQLTQSGEVKLTHRIISADGTLKWVQVKMVRFILPDTQHEVLMHIIRDVTDILFHRRESQKKITFLESVINAGPALLFRINPDQEYTFVNDTYSRDFGQKKSDLIGKKISDFWHPDDAGKVKEIYQEAKNKPGQVIHITHRRWDKDRKIHWLECDIVGVKDEFGEVKEIQGVGLDVTKQHLIQMEIKRTKETLEALINNTEDNIWSVDCDRRILFANKAYKEFVFRIFQIDIQPGMQLHERVSGNEQSLYIEKYKKLYDKAFEGNSFRAYNEFTDPTTQAKIIQEVGFNPIYNEIGQVTGTACVARDVTRQLAAQDEIRQQNARLREIASLSSHELRAPVATIMGLINLLEEEDVSDPDKKHVVADLKTKSMQLDDVIHQIVNTTFIPNNPL
- a CDS encoding TonB-dependent receptor; its protein translation is MQTPYGCYPHTDSQSHLLTVYIPLDRKSIFDDESTSTHQIVKDHVLEAKVVGKNIPPGTQPVSSAFGLFTNQLLYQTSTLYFSMNKSLQHMLPLFLCLLFLPLCMLAQSEKGSISGYIQSENKEPLPNMTIGLDETAYGTTSSETGHFLLKNIPAGKYVLSISGIGYQALKQTIVVTAGQRTSLNYQLNRKTNELSEIVITSDRKSSFTAITKQAIPLRDIPLTTSSVSVKTIEQRGADDLGEAMKNTTGVRANNTYGGFQHFTIRGFSNFVLLVDGVRDERHNISTSAPTTNLANVESIEVLKGPASVLFGHSALGGIINIVRKRPTKEFKAEFSATYGSYNTRRMRAGASGSISNQLRYRVDFGMSDTEGYRYSGSTTNNAYLALEYTPTSKDLFYLTVGVNKDNYDTDTGIPMLEGSKKIPGLDVDTRYNDPADFLKHTRFDYQLNYVHKFSEKVKLSDQLSYYDDNIHYFSTEELSVNASLDSLTRSFPFYFNHLTKPLQNQLELSSEWLTGSIVHKVLVGYSLSILDRKTYNGDVNGPGKNATIPIHNPILNQGYISFTDQNYRATMENVHGVYIQDWIKVAEYLKALIGLRYDIFNGSYYTNQVDATRHVTEEGPKSTISKNALTYRFGLVYQPVEPLSVYSSYSTYFKPSRRVAPNGETFDPETGYQAEIGSRLQHSGWTASLAFYYMRKDNQVEALPGGIYKRIGSAESKGFEAEINGSLWKGLDLTAGYTFSKANYLPYEGSEINPVAGKRVSFAPVSMLNLWLNYEWQYAAFKGLNMGAGVNYMSDTFTNSTNTYTLPAYTVTDMAIGYRVGRINVRLNLNNVLNKQYFANAIYSNQFSPGPTRNFLLSLKYAI
- a CDS encoding metallophosphoesterase family protein, translated to MNLKSKQIAAIGDIHIKATDRGKWKECFQSVSEQAFALILCGDLTDTGQASEAEILLEELSVCSIPVIAVLGNHDYHDNQQDEIRHVLCNNKIHVLDGESVVINGVGFAGVKGFGGGFDRFMLPRFGEEMNKAYVQAAVEESLKLDQALYRLEGDDIDILKVAVLHYSPIKETVVGEPEEIFPFLGSSYLAEPLDRREVTVAFHGHAHHGHLEGATKQGVKVFNVAKPVLHNAGYTNPFFLYELPLQEKENQPVEHLIVAP
- a CDS encoding nucleotidyltransferase, whose translation is MVKCKVTEEEKRTAEKFYKEALTMLNEAGLSYLVGGAFALHQYTGIYRDTKDLDIFCKASEYPKILKHFSSMGYHTEITDSRWLAKVYFHDDYFMDIIYNTVNNICTVDDSWMENSYAGEFCGVPVQFLSAEELFWCKIYVQNRERFDGADLNHLIVRYGDRLNWNRVWTHLEIHWQLLLAQLLSFQFCYPSKRDLVPHWLMEALLAKAKEQYDLPTPQQTLCLGPLIDQTQYDIDVREWNYKTITMKSI